CGTGGATGGGATTCTTTTTCCCTGAGATGTTTATAGGATCCAACCCACCGTAGTCTATTCATGAGAGACTTCAAAAATAAACTTCATATGCAGATTGTATCTGATTAATTTTGGTCGTTTTGATAACTTCCTGATTTGAAGGTGTTATTAACAAAATATTCATTCTTTCCTCATTTTGAAGAGAAAATATTTCTTAGAAATTAAGCAGTAACTATTAATCTAAATTAATAATTCATAAGTGAGAGATTTGAGAATTATTGAACTATATCAAAATAATGGCATAATAGGATGGACCATTTGTTGCAGCCAGTTCAAGCTGGTGGCACTGGCACTCTACTTCAACTATAAAGTGGAAGAGCCTGGGAGGTAAATTTGTGGCTTTTTTGGCACCATTGACATTGGAAGCATTTGAATCTATACCAAGCCAATTATAAAAGCTAATCAGCCATGAAAGAAATTTGTTGCGGAGTCGtaaaattcataataatataTCATTTTCACTGGTTCAAGGATATATTTGTTTTTCTTTGCGAATTGTGATAATTATTAATGCATCCATAAGATAGTGATTTTAATGTAGGCTCGTGTGTATTCATTTGACTGGTTCAAGGGTTTATATCTGTCTGTGTTTACAAATTGTAATGGTTATGAATCCATGTAAAACCTCAATCGAACTAGGGTGGTTATAATGAATATCAAGGCCTTGTTCCATAGTGCATAGGCCTTAGGgttgttcacgaaccgagccgagccgagccgagttttgatcgaacaaggccgagctttaattttttttctgacgaACCGAACCGAGCCGAGCTTTCTAATCGAACAAAAAacgtgttcgagctcgagctcgttaactaacgagccgaacacgagcttgttcgcgaacataaacgagccgagccgagtcgagtcgagccgagccagaaaaaattctggtcaacagatgtttgactgtgaaaataacttatcaaataaatttatttttttttgaaaatttggttatatcactaaaatatatatatatcttgacatccatacggttggatcgaggaaaaatatttttaaaaaaatcgaaacaccaattaatgactaaacactagttagtggtaatagtcaaactactacttgactgttaaaataacaaatcaaataaaattattttggtctgaaaatttggttatatcattaaaatatatttattttgacatccatacggttgaatcaattaaaaataattttaaacaagtCGAGATACTAAtacaggactaaacactagttactagtactagtcaaactaatatttgactgttaaaatagcaaaccaaataaaattattttgatctgtaactttggttatatcaataaaatgtatgtattatgacatccatacggttggattaatataaagtatttttaaaataatcaaaacaacaaatcaggactaaacactagttagcggtaatagtcaaactaatacttgactgttaaaataacaaaccaaataaaattattttgatttcaaacTTTAGTTATAacattaaaataaatttattttgacatccatacggttggatcaattagaaataattttaaataaatcgaGACACCAATACAAGGCTAAACATTAGTTACCAagactagtcaaactaatgtttgactattaaaatagcaaaccaaataaaattattttgatctaaaactttggttatatcaataaaatatattttttatgatattcatacggttggatcaattagaaataattttaaataaatcgaGACACCAATACAAGACTAAACATTAGTTACCAagactagtcaaactaatgtttgactattaaaatagcaaaccaaataaaattattttgatctaaaactttggttatatcaataaaatatatattttatgacatccatacggttggatcgatataaagtatttttaaaataatcgaaacaacaaatctggattaaacactagttagcgttaataatcaaactaatgcttgaccataaaatagaaaatcaaataaaattgtttttgatgtgaaactttggttatatcattgaaatatatattttataacaTACATACGGTTGGAtagatgaaaaatattttaaaaaaaatcttaactaaaatataattatgaagctacattttaaaattagaaactaaaatataaaatttctaaatcacctcaaaatatatcacatatggtatgcaaaatGATCGTTGGAAGATAAAAAAAATACAGTTaagtcggattttaaaaaaaaatcatacctatataaaaatatttaggatatattagaatttttttgaattttaacgAAGGAgttcgagccgagccgagccgagcgcgagccgagccgagccgagccgagtttgAGCCGAACAACTcaaagctcggctcgagctcgattTGCTTAACGAACATATTTTTCTGTTCGAGCTCGAATTCGAGTTCGTTAACGAGCCGAGCCGAACGAGCtcttaacgagccgagctcgagcttgttcacgaacagctcggttcgtgaacagcctTAATAGGCCTTGGCTTATTTGCTAAAAATTTCTTGGGGTTTATTATACTTTGGCCCTCgaaatttcatgaaatgtacaCATGAACTATTAAAGTTTAAAAACGTACCTCTTGACCATTAAAGTGGGCTAATGTACGTCTCGTCCCTATTTCGAGTAAAATTTGTAAAAAATTGAATATGGGCGGTGAAGGTCAGGGGTAATATCGGCTGAAGTGCTAAAATATACAATTTTTTAAAAAGTTTGTGTTAATGTTTTCAAAACTTTAAATAGTCTATGTTAATATGTATGAACATTAAAACTTCAAGAGAAAAAATAAACAAATGCATAACTCCTTCCAATTCTTCAACTCTGAAAACTTCACTTCAACCTGCACTCTTTTATCACCCTACCCATATCAGATAGTCTTACTGAACTACTTCAGATACTACTTCAGATAGTTTGAACTACTACTCAACAAATCAAACCAAATTAAACTTAAAAATTAAGTTCTTGTAACGGGTCATCCTAGCATGTTAAATCCACCGGAGGATGACTTGGGTCATCCTAGTATGTTAAAGTTCCTGTAATGGGTTGTGAATGTAGATTtttgtttaaaaattttaatggttaagttgtataatttttaaaaaatttatattaatgTGTACAAAGGTTAAAATTTCAAGAGCAAACATAAACCAATTTTACTGTGTAACGTTATAAACCTCAGGAAAATTACTATCTTGCCCTTTATCGTAATGTCCAATATAAAATTTTTGTCTGTTTTGAACGGAAATATGGTCGGGACCTACATCCGCCATACTTCAATGGCAGGAGGTATGTTTATAAATTTTAATTGTTCGTGTGTACATTTAATGAAACTTCGAGGGTTAAAGTATTATAAACCCAAATTTCTTGTGCAGAAGTTAATAATTATGTATTTCAACGGCATTTGATCGGCTTTACAAACAATTGGTTATTTTTAGAATATAATATAACATCCTCGTATGGCTCCTTCTAACTCCTCCAGGATTCTGTTCATCATCAAAACTCTGGTGTTCACATCCTGCACCAGAAGATGTACCCGCAGCACTCAGACATGAAGTCAACTGTAAGTTTAAACATGATACATTAATTATATGAAGTCAACGAAATGGTTGTTGGTGTTTCAATTAGTTGTCAATCATAGTCTTCAATCTATTATCTCGTCATCAATGATCCAATTTTTATTACTATTATATTTTAAGTCATGGATCGTTTAAAAGAGTATTCTTAACAAATTATTTGTTCGATAATTCATGTGAAGTAGTTAACTATCAGCTGAATTACAAAATATCAAAGACAACAACATATTGAAATTTAATGAACATGTAGTGTGTTTATAAGAAAAAGACATATGCCGTGTGAAATGAAGAAAATATGCAAGTCAATGGCACGTAAATTTCTGGTTGGCCTGAGCTGTTTATTTTTTGCATTATTTTGCATACATTTAGATACCATGATATTGCGATGAAATGGTACTCATTAGTAGTTGTTAAGAGTTTATAACATAAATTATTCAACAAGTCTTAGACAGTATATGAAGTTCTATTCTGGAAGCTATCATCTCCCACAATGATCAAAGCTGGACCAACTTGGAGAACTAAAGGAGATGAGTGGGATCACAAAGGAAGATCTGACATCGCTCAGATTATTATTTCTCGCTCTGAACATCGCATAAAATTTATTCATTTTCTTTATGTCGAGGACGAAGGAAATAGGCTTGTGCTGTCCCAAAAGATCGGTGGTGGTGGTGCTAAATCTTTAGACACTGTAAGCCCCTTACTTACTGATCCGTATTTAAGGAGCTTAAATTAATTTGTCTTGAAATAATTTTCAATTTATCAGTGGCCTCCTCCCTGTTTATGCAACAATACCTTTAACTGGTTTAAATGTATTGATGTTACTGCAGATTAAGCTTGATTATCCATCCGAGTACATTACTAGAGTTAGCGGCAAGTACAATTATCGTTGGTTTTCAAAATTCTTGAGATCGTTTACTCTTGAGACCAATATACGCACTTATGGACCTTACCAAGCTGGTACTCCCAGCTGCTGGTACAAGGAAATCGAGTTCAATTACGAGGTTCAAGGTAAATTCTGGGGATTTTTTGGCACCCACAGGAGTCTTAAATTTTGTGGATTATTTGGTGCCCACAAGCGTGATG
This genomic interval from Apium graveolens cultivar Ventura chromosome 8, ASM990537v1, whole genome shotgun sequence contains the following:
- the LOC141678274 gene encoding inactive protein RESTRICTED TEV MOVEMENT 1-like yields the protein MIKAGPTWRTKGDEWDHKGRSDIAQIIISRSEHRIKFIHFLYVEDEGNRLVLSQKIGGGGAKSLDTIKLDYPSEYITRVSGKYNYRWFSKFLRSFTLETNIRTYGPYQAGTPSCWYKEIEFNYEVQGKFWGFFGTHRSLKFCGLFGAHKRDGIESIGIYIKPAENLNQNRISYIT